From Polaribacter butkevichii, a single genomic window includes:
- a CDS encoding NAD-dependent epimerase/dehydratase family protein produces the protein MNTNLHIITGHKGFVGLNLVKYLKNQQKEIKGVSRKPSKNELSYKTLSLEVFKTSKSCIHLAGKAHDLKKTSDDSEYYKVNTELTKLLFDKFLQSDCEVFIYMSSVKAAADEVAGVLTEEVIPNPVTVYGKSKLAAENYILSKEIPKNKRVYILRPCMIHGPNNKGNLNLLYSFVSKGIPYPFGKFENKRSFVSVENLCFVINELIDNKNITSGIYNIADDESLSTNQLVSIIGDVVNKQAKIVNVPKGLVKLIAKGGDVLPLPINSERLQKLTENYEVSNLKIKKAMQKNLPLSAEKGLQKTIASF, from the coding sequence AATCAACAAAAAGAAATAAAAGGAGTTTCTCGCAAACCATCAAAGAATGAGCTTAGTTATAAAACATTAAGTTTAGAAGTCTTTAAGACATCTAAAAGTTGTATTCATTTGGCTGGTAAAGCGCATGATTTAAAAAAGACATCTGATGATTCTGAGTATTATAAAGTAAATACAGAATTAACAAAGTTGCTTTTCGACAAGTTTTTACAAAGTGACTGTGAAGTTTTTATCTACATGAGCTCTGTAAAAGCAGCGGCCGATGAAGTTGCAGGTGTTTTAACAGAAGAAGTTATTCCTAATCCTGTAACCGTATACGGGAAATCTAAGTTAGCTGCCGAAAATTATATTTTGTCAAAAGAAATCCCTAAAAACAAAAGAGTTTATATCTTAAGGCCTTGTATGATTCATGGTCCTAATAATAAAGGGAACTTAAATTTATTATATAGTTTTGTTTCTAAAGGCATTCCGTATCCTTTTGGGAAATTTGAAAATAAAAGATCTTTTGTGTCAGTTGAAAATTTGTGTTTTGTTATTAATGAATTAATAGATAACAAAAATATTACATCTGGTATTTACAATATAGCAGATGATGAGAGTTTGTCTACAAATCAATTAGTTTCTATTATTGGTGATGTTGTTAACAAACAAGCAAAAATAGTAAATGTACCAAAAGGCTTGGTTAAGTTAATTGCTAAAGGTGGAGACGTTTTACCATTACCTATAAACTCGGAAAGACTACAAAAGCTTACCGAAAATTATGAAGTTTCTAATTTGAAGATAAAAAAAGCAATGCAAAAAAACTTACCTTTGTCAGCTGAAAAAGGCTTACAAAAAACAATTGCATCATTTTAG
- a CDS encoding MraY family glycosyltransferase, with amino-acid sequence MEKYFFILVLLAVISFLYLKLAVKFKIIDKPNQRSSHTKITVRGGGIIFPISILLFFFLNDYQYPYFLLGVFLISVVSFLDDIYTLSSKIRFPFQFLAVFLILYQVSFPFAPIYLFAFYLIMGIGVVNMFNFMDGINGITGIYSICVLLGLFVINRSEHLVDDNLIIYPLLSLIVFGFYNFRRKALFFAGDIGSIAIGMLVFFLGFLFAVRLSSPLIILLVIVYGADAGNTILYRKLFTKESIFEAHRHHIYQKLVDVYKMSHLKVAGIYGILQIIINLVIYKTYTLDVSSQFLIFFGLIVGFIIAYVLLFKTIQKKVALNNES; translated from the coding sequence ATGGAAAAATATTTTTTTATTTTAGTATTATTAGCAGTCATTTCTTTTCTCTATTTAAAATTAGCGGTAAAGTTTAAAATTATTGACAAACCCAACCAAAGAAGTTCACACACAAAAATAACTGTTAGAGGAGGAGGAATTATTTTTCCTATTTCAATTTTATTGTTCTTTTTTCTAAATGATTACCAATATCCTTATTTTTTATTGGGTGTTTTTTTAATTTCCGTTGTTAGTTTTTTAGATGATATTTATACGTTAAGCTCTAAGATTAGGTTTCCTTTTCAGTTTTTAGCAGTCTTTTTAATACTTTATCAAGTAAGTTTTCCTTTTGCACCCATTTACCTATTTGCTTTTTATTTAATTATGGGAATTGGGGTTGTAAATATGTTTAACTTTATGGATGGCATCAACGGAATTACAGGAATTTATAGTATCTGTGTTTTATTAGGGTTGTTTGTTATAAATAGGAGTGAACATTTAGTAGATGACAACTTAATTATATATCCACTACTGTCTTTAATCGTTTTTGGATTTTATAATTTTAGAAGGAAAGCATTGTTTTTTGCTGGTGATATTGGTAGTATCGCGATAGGGATGTTAGTCTTTTTTCTAGGCTTTTTATTTGCAGTTAGATTATCATCACCTTTAATTATTTTATTAGTAATAGTCTATGGTGCAGATGCAGGTAATACCATCTTGTATAGAAAACTTTTTACAAAAGAAAGTATTTTTGAAGCACATAGACATCATATTTATCAGAAGTTAGTAGACGTATATAAAATGTCTCATTTAAAAGTTGCGGGTATTTATGGAATACTTCAGATAATAATCAATTTAGTAATTTATAAGACCTATACATTAGACGTATCTAGTCAGTTTTTAATTTTCTTCGGATTAATTGTAGGCTTTATAATTGCATATGTTTTGCTTTTTAAAACGATTCAGAAAAAAGTAGCCTTAAATAATGAGTCATAA
- a CDS encoding DegT/DnrJ/EryC1/StrS family aminotransferase, translating into MSHKISLSESTINIDMETSFSSIDGGFVNQFEQTLEEYYQQEKKIVALNSGTAAIHLALILSGVEEGDEVLCQSFTYVATVSPIIYQKAIPVFIDSENETWNMCPVQLELAIKDRIAKGRKPKAIIFVHSYGMPAKIDEIVAVSRKYKITLIEDAAEALGSEYKGKKCGTFGDFGILSFNNNKIVTTLGGGVLICKTEEEKQKAIFYATQARENVNYYQYKEIGFNYRMNSFAAFIGVSEFKKLADYLKGRLDINSFYKKHLRVFSNITLLKNPSIDFSSNHWLSCISIDEKSTKNTRDKLMDCFIQNNIECRFLWKPMHLQPVFKGYPYYGAEIAENLFNKGLCLPSGVNLSENDLERILSSIKKIL; encoded by the coding sequence ATGAGTCATAAAATTTCTTTATCGGAATCTACTATAAATATTGATATGGAAACGTCGTTTTCATCAATTGATGGGGGATTTGTTAATCAATTTGAACAAACTTTAGAGGAATATTATCAACAAGAAAAAAAAATTGTTGCATTAAACTCGGGTACTGCGGCCATACATTTAGCCTTAATTTTAAGTGGAGTAGAAGAAGGAGATGAAGTTTTGTGTCAGTCTTTTACATATGTCGCAACAGTAAGCCCTATTATATATCAAAAAGCAATACCTGTTTTTATTGACAGCGAGAATGAAACATGGAACATGTGTCCTGTTCAGTTAGAACTCGCTATAAAAGATCGGATTGCTAAAGGGAGAAAACCAAAAGCAATTATTTTTGTACATTCTTACGGAATGCCGGCAAAGATTGATGAAATTGTTGCGGTTTCTCGTAAATACAAGATTACTTTAATTGAAGACGCTGCAGAAGCCTTGGGCTCTGAGTATAAAGGAAAAAAATGCGGTACTTTTGGGGATTTTGGAATCCTTTCTTTTAATAATAATAAAATTGTGACCACCTTAGGAGGTGGGGTTTTAATTTGTAAAACAGAAGAGGAAAAGCAGAAAGCAATTTTTTATGCAACGCAGGCAAGGGAAAATGTAAATTATTATCAGTATAAAGAAATTGGTTTTAATTATAGAATGAATTCTTTTGCAGCTTTTATAGGTGTTTCTGAATTTAAAAAGTTAGCTGATTATCTAAAAGGGCGTTTAGATATAAACAGCTTTTATAAGAAACATTTGAGAGTGTTTAGCAATATTACGCTATTAAAAAATCCATCAATAGATTTTAGCTCTAACCATTGGTTAAGTTGTATTAGTATTGATGAAAAAAGTACTAAGAATACCAGAGATAAACTGATGGATTGTTTTATCCAAAATAATATTGAATGTAGATTTTTATGGAAACCGATGCATTTACAGCCTGTTTTTAAGGGATACCCTTATTATGGAGCAGAAATAGCAGAGAACCTTTTTAATAAAGGTTTATGTTTACCATCTGGAGTAAATTTGAGCGAAAATGATTTAGAGAGAATTTTAAGTTCAATAAAGAAAATTTTGTAG
- a CDS encoding nucleoside-diphosphate sugar epimerase/dehydratase — protein MIRNFVLRTLDKYASKWVVFFIDLFLVFVSFFVAYFIRFNVSFNFNFSNLLNQIPLVLFFAVVSFLTVGSYKGIIRHTGVRDAFNVFIASTLLCLLLLLAVTVNVFFKVIDSFYIPKSIIIIHYLVTALVLILSRFIFKAFIEVLSTELDAIHNVLIYGAGDSGIIAFSALNRDKKNNYDVIGFIDDNKNKIGKKIDRVKIFNPDVITKKFIEKHAVDEVIISIQNIKPNRLLAITDKFIDLDIDVKIVPPLSKWIDGDLNANQIRQIKIEDLLDRAPIIIDNPIVQREVDNQVVLVSGAAGSIGSEISRQLSLYNCKLIVLIDQAESPLYDLQQELIQKGITNFVAIVSDVRDRFKVERIFKKYKPKRVFHAAAYKHVPLMEKSPYEAIKVNVLGTKNLADLSIEYKIDRFVMISTDKAVNPTNVMGASKRIAELYISSVSKSSKKTKFTITRFGNVLGSNGSVIPLFKRQIENGGPLTVTHKKITRYFMTIPEACSLVLEAGTMGKGGEIYIFDMGKSVKIFEIAKRMIYLSGLNYPDDIDIKITGLRPGEKLYEELLADGENTTKTYHDKIMIAKTQKLDNSIVKMKIDDLALNFNTLNNSELVKLMKELVPEYVSNNSEFEILDVKNSEVNIK, from the coding sequence ATGATAAGAAATTTTGTGTTAAGAACGTTAGATAAATATGCTTCTAAATGGGTAGTTTTTTTTATAGATTTATTTTTAGTATTCGTTTCTTTTTTTGTAGCTTATTTTATTCGATTTAATGTTAGCTTTAATTTTAACTTTTCAAACTTATTAAATCAAATACCTCTGGTATTGTTTTTTGCTGTTGTAAGTTTTTTAACGGTTGGGTCTTACAAAGGTATTATTAGACATACTGGAGTTCGTGATGCTTTTAATGTATTTATAGCAAGTACATTATTGTGTTTATTGCTATTATTAGCAGTAACTGTTAATGTTTTTTTTAAGGTAATAGATTCTTTTTATATACCAAAATCTATCATAATTATTCATTATTTGGTAACTGCCTTAGTACTTATTTTAAGTAGATTTATTTTTAAAGCTTTTATAGAAGTATTATCTACAGAGTTAGATGCAATACATAATGTACTTATTTATGGTGCAGGAGATTCTGGTATTATTGCTTTTAGTGCTTTAAATAGAGACAAAAAAAATAATTATGATGTAATTGGGTTTATTGATGACAATAAAAATAAAATTGGAAAAAAGATTGATAGAGTTAAGATTTTTAATCCAGATGTGATTACTAAAAAATTCATCGAAAAACATGCTGTAGATGAGGTAATTATTTCTATTCAAAATATAAAACCCAATAGGTTATTAGCCATTACTGATAAATTTATAGATTTAGATATTGATGTAAAAATTGTGCCACCTTTATCTAAATGGATTGATGGGGACTTAAATGCCAATCAAATTAGACAGATTAAGATAGAGGATTTATTAGATAGAGCACCAATTATTATTGACAATCCTATTGTGCAAAGAGAGGTAGACAATCAAGTAGTACTAGTCTCGGGAGCAGCAGGATCTATAGGTAGTGAAATTTCTAGACAATTAAGTTTGTATAACTGTAAATTAATTGTTTTAATTGATCAAGCAGAATCTCCTTTATATGATTTACAACAAGAGTTAATCCAGAAAGGAATCACCAATTTTGTCGCCATTGTATCAGATGTAAGAGATCGATTTAAAGTAGAACGTATCTTTAAAAAATACAAACCCAAAAGAGTTTTTCATGCGGCAGCTTATAAGCATGTTCCTTTAATGGAAAAGTCTCCTTACGAAGCAATCAAAGTAAATGTATTAGGAACCAAAAATTTGGCAGATTTATCAATAGAATATAAAATAGATCGATTTGTGATGATTTCTACAGATAAAGCTGTGAACCCAACAAACGTAATGGGGGCTTCTAAAAGAATAGCCGAATTATATATTAGTAGCGTTAGTAAAAGCTCTAAAAAAACCAAATTTACAATTACAAGGTTTGGTAATGTTTTAGGATCTAATGGTTCTGTAATTCCGTTGTTTAAAAGACAAATAGAAAATGGAGGGCCTTTAACGGTAACCCATAAAAAAATTACAAGATATTTCATGACCATCCCAGAAGCTTGTAGCCTAGTTTTAGAAGCAGGTACCATGGGGAAAGGTGGTGAGATTTATATTTTTGATATGGGGAAATCTGTTAAGATTTTTGAAATAGCAAAGAGAATGATTTATTTATCCGGATTGAATTACCCTGATGATATTGATATTAAAATTACAGGGTTAAGACCTGGTGAAAAATTATATGAGGAGTTATTGGCTGATGGAGAAAACACCACTAAGACCTATCATGATAAAATAATGATTGCCAAAACGCAAAAGTTAGACAACTCTATTGTTAAAATGAAAATAGATGATTTGGCACTTAACTTTAACACCTTAAACAATAGTGAACTTGTAAAATTAATGAAAGAATTGGTGCCAGAATATGTTTCTAATAATTCTGAATTTGAAATATTAGATGTAAAAAATTCCGAAGTCAATATAAAATAG
- a CDS encoding polysaccharide biosynthesis/export family protein, protein MMRVSTTIFLLIIALSSCVSNKDIAYFQFDEIEQSKVSNSFKTIFKPDDLLQITISSDDIEATKPFNLPAVAYTTTTNSVVGTPQQQSYLIDSDGEIDFPILGKLKLGGLSREDVLKLLKNKLSPDYVKNPTINIRIANFKVTVYGDVKKPGTFTIPNERVSILDAIGLAGDLNISGRRDNVMVIREENNKKVKYQVNLLSNKTLTSPVFYLQQNDVVYVEHNKARIQSASSNTNTSLFISVTGLIITIVSILTR, encoded by the coding sequence ATGATGAGAGTTAGCACAACTATCTTTTTATTAATTATAGCACTATCCTCATGTGTTTCTAACAAGGATATTGCCTATTTTCAATTTGATGAAATTGAACAATCTAAGGTGAGTAACAGTTTTAAAACGATTTTTAAACCTGACGATTTATTACAAATCACCATTTCTTCGGATGATATTGAAGCTACTAAACCCTTTAATTTGCCAGCTGTAGCTTATACTACAACTACTAATTCTGTAGTAGGGACTCCTCAGCAACAATCTTATTTAATAGATAGTGATGGTGAAATCGATTTCCCCATTTTAGGAAAGTTAAAATTAGGTGGGTTGTCTAGAGAAGATGTTTTAAAATTGTTGAAAAATAAGTTATCTCCAGATTATGTTAAAAACCCTACAATAAATATTAGGATAGCTAACTTTAAAGTAACGGTGTATGGTGATGTAAAAAAACCAGGAACCTTTACAATACCCAATGAAAGAGTTAGTATTTTAGACGCTATAGGTTTAGCCGGTGATTTAAATATTTCTGGACGAAGAGATAATGTGATGGTGATAAGAGAAGAAAATAATAAAAAAGTAAAATACCAAGTAAACTTATTATCAAATAAAACATTGACTTCTCCAGTTTTCTATTTACAACAAAATGATGTGGTGTATGTAGAACATAATAAGGCAAGAATTCAATCGGCATCCTCAAATACAAATACTAGCTTATTCATATCCGTTACAGGACTGATTATTACCATCGTTTCTATACTAACAAGATAA
- a CDS encoding GumC family protein, producing MQIHKENTNFKGGEESDTINIREELEKYLFHWKWFVLGAIIALFVAFMFLRYATPQYNAVTSIMIKDNQKSGISKELEAFKDMGIVGGGSSNNTDNEIEILKSRKIIGAVVDTLNLTTTYFTKGRIKRTEVYRNNPIQILFNKNNESLINQIKDTSFTVNVLSENKFELKDIEDNVISTHHFGEIIISDIGNFKVEKTKVFEFKEEEIYINILKRTEVIDAYKKGVSINSVNKNSSVLTLSFKHPIKEKAEDFLNELVTQYNLDAIKDKSEVSQKTKSFIDERLFAIGKDLNSIQDRVKKFKTDNNITGLSTEGELALNTASKNNQELIQIKTELTIAESVLDNINKQSNKDETLPQNLGFSEEAISQSIKNYNELVVFKNRLSVNAGSKNPQLIQYQKEINSLKFNLKNSISNLISSLKTQYEQIKNEANKINSKVSAIPSLERGYIDIEREQEIISGLYSYLLKKKEETAISLAVTVPNAKIIDVAYSDGIPVSPKRKIIFLAALLMGVLIPFIIIYVKNLLDTKIHTRKDIEELTTVPFLGDVPHSESNEKIVIGNDARTSTAEAFRLIRTNLDFMLSNNKDSDLGKTIFITSTTSGEGKSFISINLAAALSLSNKKVLLVGMDLRAPKVTEYLGIPERKGVTNFITNDSLSLDDVKFSIPEIKGLDIIASGVIPPNPAELLLTGKIKDLFDEVKKDYDYIIVDTAPVNLVTDTLLVSKYADMFLYVSRANYLDKRMLNIVQTLYNEKKLPNMAIVLNDTDMTRGYGYGYGYGYGYGNGYVEDVKKPWYKRILS from the coding sequence ATGCAGATACATAAAGAAAACACTAATTTTAAGGGTGGTGAAGAGTCAGACACTATTAATATTAGAGAAGAGTTAGAAAAATATCTTTTTCATTGGAAATGGTTTGTGTTAGGTGCTATTATTGCACTTTTTGTAGCCTTTATGTTTTTAAGATACGCTACACCTCAATATAATGCAGTTACTTCTATCATGATAAAAGACAATCAAAAGTCTGGTATATCAAAAGAACTAGAAGCCTTTAAAGATATGGGGATTGTAGGAGGTGGTTCTTCTAATAATACGGATAATGAAATAGAAATATTAAAATCTCGAAAAATTATAGGTGCGGTTGTAGATACTTTAAATTTAACGACTACTTATTTTACAAAAGGGAGAATAAAGAGAACAGAGGTTTATAGGAATAACCCAATTCAGATACTCTTTAATAAAAATAATGAATCTTTAATAAATCAAATAAAAGATACTTCTTTTACGGTAAATGTTTTATCAGAAAATAAATTTGAATTGAAAGATATTGAAGATAATGTCATTTCAACGCACCATTTTGGTGAAATTATTATTTCTGATATAGGTAATTTTAAAGTAGAGAAAACTAAAGTATTTGAATTTAAAGAAGAAGAAATTTATATTAATATTTTAAAAAGGACAGAAGTTATAGATGCTTATAAAAAAGGTGTTAGTATTAATTCTGTAAATAAAAATTCTAGTGTTTTAACACTTTCTTTTAAACATCCAATTAAAGAAAAAGCCGAAGATTTTTTAAATGAGTTGGTAACACAATACAATTTAGATGCTATTAAGGATAAAAGTGAAGTTTCTCAAAAAACCAAAAGCTTTATTGATGAAAGGTTATTTGCAATTGGTAAGGACTTGAACTCTATACAAGATCGAGTTAAAAAATTTAAAACGGATAATAATATTACTGGGCTATCTACTGAAGGAGAATTGGCTTTAAACACTGCATCAAAAAATAATCAGGAATTAATTCAAATTAAAACAGAATTAACTATTGCTGAGAGTGTTTTAGATAATATCAACAAACAATCTAATAAGGATGAAACTTTACCTCAGAATCTAGGTTTTTCAGAAGAGGCTATTTCTCAGTCTATTAAAAACTATAATGAATTGGTGGTTTTTAAAAATAGATTGAGTGTAAATGCGGGCTCTAAAAATCCTCAGTTAATCCAATATCAAAAAGAAATTAATTCTTTAAAATTTAATTTAAAGAATAGTATTTCAAATTTAATTAGTTCTTTAAAAACGCAGTATGAACAAATTAAGAATGAAGCTAATAAAATAAATTCTAAAGTGTCAGCGATCCCTTCTTTAGAAAGAGGTTATATAGATATAGAAAGAGAGCAAGAAATAATTTCTGGTTTGTATTCTTATCTATTAAAGAAAAAAGAGGAAACTGCAATTTCATTAGCTGTAACTGTTCCAAACGCGAAAATTATAGATGTTGCATACAGCGATGGTATCCCTGTTTCACCAAAAAGAAAAATAATATTTTTAGCAGCTCTATTAATGGGGGTGTTAATTCCATTTATAATTATTTATGTTAAAAATTTATTAGATACAAAAATTCATACTAGAAAAGATATAGAAGAATTAACAACTGTTCCTTTTTTAGGAGATGTACCTCATTCTGAATCGAATGAAAAAATTGTTATTGGAAACGATGCTAGAACAAGTACAGCAGAAGCTTTTCGTTTGATAAGAACCAATTTAGATTTTATGTTGTCCAATAATAAAGATAGTGATTTAGGGAAGACAATATTTATAACTTCTACAACAAGTGGAGAGGGAAAATCATTCATTTCTATCAATCTTGCGGCAGCACTCTCTTTATCTAATAAAAAGGTTTTACTTGTTGGAATGGACCTTAGAGCTCCTAAAGTTACAGAGTACCTGGGGATTCCAGAACGAAAAGGAGTTACTAATTTTATTACGAATGATTCTCTGTCTTTAGACGATGTTAAATTTTCTATTCCAGAAATTAAAGGATTAGATATTATTGCTTCTGGAGTTATACCTCCTAATCCTGCGGAGTTGCTTCTAACAGGTAAAATTAAAGACTTATTTGACGAAGTAAAAAAAGATTATGATTATATTATTGTAGATACGGCTCCTGTAAATTTAGTTACGGATACTCTTTTAGTTTCTAAGTATGCAGATATGTTTTTATATGTATCAAGAGCAAATTATTTAGATAAGCGTATGCTGAATATAGTTCAAACATTATACAACGAAAAGAAATTACCAAATATGGCTATCGTTTTAAATGATACAGATATGACTAGAGGCTATGGTTATGGCTATGGTTATGGCTATGGTTACGGAAATGGATATGTTGAGGATGTTAAGAAACCTTGGTATAAAAGAATTTTAAGTTAA
- a CDS encoding tyrosine-protein phosphatase translates to MIFFKKKEIALTDFFPEGFVDIHSHLLPGIDDGAKDLDNSIELISKMASYGIKNIITTPHVLGDVYQNSSTTIKNKLKEVRDELQKRNITEVSIRAAAEYMMDEQFSILLENDDILTLKDNYVLVEMSYFSAPINLYDLLFDIQVKGYKPVLAHPERYNFFHTNIDHYYKLKKAGCVFQLNLLSLTEQYGKGVQKMSEKLLKENLYDFVGSDTHHQRHLQLLKKIGNKKNLEKIKHLLENNKKFI, encoded by the coding sequence ATGATCTTTTTTAAAAAGAAAGAAATTGCTTTAACAGACTTTTTCCCTGAAGGCTTTGTAGACATTCACTCTCACCTACTTCCAGGAATTGATGATGGTGCAAAAGATTTAGATAATTCTATTGAATTAATTTCTAAAATGGCTTCATACGGAATAAAAAACATCATTACAACTCCACATGTGTTAGGTGATGTTTACCAAAACTCATCAACAACTATAAAAAACAAACTTAAAGAAGTTAGAGATGAACTTCAAAAAAGAAATATTACTGAAGTTTCTATAAGAGCTGCTGCAGAATATATGATGGACGAACAGTTCTCTATACTTTTAGAAAATGATGATATTCTAACTTTAAAAGATAATTATGTACTTGTAGAAATGTCTTATTTTAGCGCACCTATCAACCTTTATGACCTCTTATTTGATATTCAGGTTAAAGGCTATAAACCTGTATTAGCGCATCCAGAACGTTATAATTTTTTCCATACAAATATAGACCATTACTATAAGCTTAAAAAAGCAGGCTGTGTCTTTCAATTAAACTTACTATCTCTAACCGAACAGTATGGTAAAGGAGTTCAAAAAATGTCTGAAAAGCTTTTAAAAGAAAACCTATATGACTTTGTTGGTTCAGACACACATCACCAAAGACACTTGCAATTATTAAAAAAAATTGGAAATAAAAAGAATCTAGAAAAAATTAAGCATCTCTTAGAGAATAATAAAAAATTTATATAA
- a CDS encoding N-acetylglucosamine kinase — MILIADGGSTKADWIAIDKNKEEAFRVRTLGLNPAIVPEEELHNRIINMFQLINIKDDVEEIHFYGAGCGTPKPIEILKNILESIFVNAKVFISEDMLAAVYAATGKEPALVCILGTGSNSCYYDGEKMEMLVPSLGYILMDEASGNYFGKKLIVDYYYKRMPSAIAKKFNEEFDLDADYIKKNLYRESNPNMYLASFAKFMFDFKEDKYIKKLIKKGFQEFFKCRVLPYNKTAETPIYFIGSIAYYFKDILEKMAKKNNLVITDVIQRPIDKLLEFHKNNIN, encoded by the coding sequence ATGATTTTAATTGCAGATGGAGGTTCTACAAAAGCAGATTGGATTGCTATTGATAAAAACAAAGAAGAAGCATTTAGAGTAAGAACTTTAGGTTTAAACCCAGCTATTGTTCCTGAAGAAGAATTGCACAATAGAATTATTAATATGTTTCAACTTATTAATATTAAAGATGACGTTGAAGAAATTCATTTTTATGGAGCGGGTTGTGGTACTCCAAAACCAATTGAAATTTTAAAGAATATTTTGGAGTCTATTTTTGTTAATGCTAAAGTCTTTATTTCTGAAGATATGTTAGCAGCAGTTTATGCAGCTACAGGTAAAGAACCAGCTTTGGTGTGTATTTTAGGTACAGGATCTAATAGTTGCTATTATGACGGCGAAAAAATGGAAATGCTAGTTCCTTCTTTGGGGTATATTTTAATGGATGAAGCGAGTGGTAATTATTTTGGTAAAAAATTAATTGTTGATTATTACTACAAAAGAATGCCTAGTGCAATTGCTAAAAAGTTTAATGAAGAGTTTGATTTAGATGCAGATTATATAAAGAAAAATTTATATAGAGAATCAAACCCTAATATGTATTTAGCATCTTTTGCAAAATTTATGTTTGATTTTAAAGAGGATAAATACATAAAAAAACTAATTAAGAAAGGGTTTCAAGAGTTTTTTAAATGTAGAGTATTACCTTATAATAAAACGGCAGAAACACCTATTTACTTTATTGGTTCTATCGCTTATTATTTTAAAGATATTTTAGAAAAAATGGCTAAAAAGAATAATTTGGTAATTACAGATGTAATACAAAGACCTATTGATAAATTATTAGAATTTCATAAGAATAATATCAATTAA